In a single window of the Litorilituus sediminis genome:
- a CDS encoding succinylglutamate desuccinylase/aspartoacylase domain-containing protein, translating into MDIDFSEIIYLKDPKWQDLHADYVQFLLSMAGPTVIDITGKDTSKYRVFVTLLQGDEPSGLIAMHRWLTSRDEAQLPQTNIRFIICSVEAAAMHPLFSTRYTDGGMDINRCFGKHCSTECHTDTQKGYCERAKLIETAIREVAPEMVIDLHNASSPGPTFAVSSVITTDTLSLASFFSQTLILSDLHIGSIMEQEFNCPFITIECGGCSDEQAHEVAYSGIKQVTACENIGYIHQEKNVEVIYRPLRLQLKPDVKLSYAAHDEGYRGVTLKDNIEYFNFGSAHQDEMLGWVDGNGLNNLQLLNKSGEDVINEYFYTRDNQLVCLHNLKLFKATTNKNIATNDCLFYVVKLTNGEMHG; encoded by the coding sequence ATGGATATAGATTTTAGCGAAATCATTTATTTAAAAGATCCAAAATGGCAAGACTTACATGCCGATTACGTACAATTTTTACTATCGATGGCAGGGCCAACTGTTATTGATATTACTGGTAAGGACACTAGTAAGTATCGAGTTTTTGTCACCTTACTACAAGGTGACGAACCTTCAGGCCTTATTGCAATGCATCGTTGGCTAACATCACGTGATGAAGCACAATTACCACAAACGAATATTCGATTTATTATTTGCTCTGTTGAAGCAGCAGCAATGCATCCATTATTTAGTACCAGGTACACAGATGGTGGTATGGATATCAATCGCTGTTTTGGTAAACACTGCTCAACAGAATGTCATACCGATACCCAAAAAGGTTACTGTGAAAGAGCGAAACTCATTGAGACGGCTATTCGCGAGGTAGCACCAGAAATGGTGATCGACCTTCATAATGCCTCAAGCCCTGGACCTACCTTTGCGGTGAGTTCAGTGATCACAACAGACACCTTATCTTTGGCATCTTTTTTTAGTCAAACGTTAATACTCTCTGATTTACACATAGGCTCGATAATGGAGCAAGAATTCAATTGCCCATTTATCACCATAGAGTGTGGCGGTTGTAGTGATGAACAGGCACATGAGGTTGCTTACTCAGGTATTAAACAAGTAACCGCATGTGAAAACATTGGCTACATTCACCAAGAAAAGAACGTTGAAGTAATTTACAGACCGCTGCGGTTACAACTTAAGCCTGATGTCAAATTATCTTATGCTGCCCATGATGAAGGCTATCGAGGTGTTACCTTAAAAGATAATATTGAGTACTTTAATTTTGGCAGTGCCCATCAAGACGAGATGCTAGGTTGGGTAGATGGTAATGGTTTAAATAATTTACAACTGCTCAACAAAAGTGGTGAAGATGTTATCAACGAGTACTTTTATACCCGTGATAACCAACTCGTTTGTTTGCATAACTTAAAATTATTTAAAGCGACAACCAATAAAAATATAGCCACGAATGACTGTCTATTCTATGTGGTTAAACTTACCAATGGTGAAATGCATGGTTAA